One genomic segment of Mytilus galloprovincialis chromosome 5, xbMytGall1.hap1.1, whole genome shotgun sequence includes these proteins:
- the LOC143074443 gene encoding transforming growth factor-beta-induced protein ig-h3-like isoform X2, with product MEFKCQLFVSLVGFLYNVNAESESFQSAEKQNVLDVAHKLGATTFLSLVIKTNLTAMFNHTGHVTVFIPSNKAFIDLPDEQKENLKDLSYAKEILLYHLVDGPHDKKSFRNEALYRSRSKTKDEDTFVKVRVNIYHGGEIITAGGSPIVNFDNEASNGIAHIISRVMYWPPRYGSVAEIVNIPITTFMAYGLLDGGLSEQLNKKEPYTLFAPTDLPWEALPNKTMNKLRGNRTAIRRNVTVNGSFLGFPDIAATNGVVHITTKIFWPTDFDWEH from the exons ATGGAATTCAAATGTCAATTATTTGTATCTCTTGTAGGTTTTCTGTACAATGTAAATGCAGAAAGTGAAAGTTTTCAGTCAGCAGAAAAACAAAATGTGCTTGATGTTGCACACAAACTGGGAGCTACCACATTTCTTTCACTTGTAATTAAAACGAATCTTACTGCAATGTTTAATCATACAG gaCACGTGACGGTATTTATCCCATCTAATAAAGCGTTCATTGATCTACCAGATGAACAGAAGGAAAATCTAAAAGACTTGTCATACGCCAAGGAAATTTTGCTGTACCATTTAGTTGATGGGCCCCATGATAAGAAGAGTTTTAGAAACGAGGCTCTGTACcgatcaaggtcaaaaacgaagGATGAAGATACATTTGTAAAAGTCCGTGTTAATATTTACCATGGAGGAGAG ATAATAACTGCAGGAGGAAGTCCTATTGTGAATTTTGATAATGAGGCATCTAATGGTATTGCACACATTATATCACGTGTCATGTACTGGCCCCCACGATATGGATCCGTAGCAGAGATCGTCAATATACCAATCACTACATTTATGGCTTATGGATTGTTGGATGGTGGATTATCTGAGCAGTTGAACA AAAAAGAACCATATACATTATTTGCTCCAACGGACCTCCCATGGGAAGCACTTCCAAACAAAACTATGAACAAACTTAGAGGGAACAGAACAGCAATTCGCC GTAATGTGACTGTGAATGGATCCTTTCTAGGATTTCCTGATATTGCTGCCACCAACGGAGTTGTACATATTACTACAAAGATATTTTGGCCGACAGATTTTGACTGGGAACATTAA
- the LOC143074443 gene encoding transforming growth factor-beta-induced protein ig-h3-like isoform X1 yields MEFKCQLFVSLVGFLYNVNAESESFQSAEKQNVLDVAHKLGATTFLSLVIKTNLTAMFNHTGHVTVFIPSNKAFIDLPDEQKENLKDLSYAKEILLYHLVDGPHDKKSFRNEALYRSRSKTKDEDTFVKVRVNIYHGGEIITAGGSPIVNFDNEASNGIAHIISRVMYWPPRYGSVAEIVNIPITTFMAYGLLDGGLSEQLNKKEPYTLFAPTDLPWEALPNKTMNKLRGNRTAIRRVMENHIVSGTYFTNGFKANDTLTTMLGEKLRVDSIIGNVTVNGSFLGFPDIAATNGVVHITTKIFWPTDFDWEH; encoded by the exons ATGGAATTCAAATGTCAATTATTTGTATCTCTTGTAGGTTTTCTGTACAATGTAAATGCAGAAAGTGAAAGTTTTCAGTCAGCAGAAAAACAAAATGTGCTTGATGTTGCACACAAACTGGGAGCTACCACATTTCTTTCACTTGTAATTAAAACGAATCTTACTGCAATGTTTAATCATACAG gaCACGTGACGGTATTTATCCCATCTAATAAAGCGTTCATTGATCTACCAGATGAACAGAAGGAAAATCTAAAAGACTTGTCATACGCCAAGGAAATTTTGCTGTACCATTTAGTTGATGGGCCCCATGATAAGAAGAGTTTTAGAAACGAGGCTCTGTACcgatcaaggtcaaaaacgaagGATGAAGATACATTTGTAAAAGTCCGTGTTAATATTTACCATGGAGGAGAG ATAATAACTGCAGGAGGAAGTCCTATTGTGAATTTTGATAATGAGGCATCTAATGGTATTGCACACATTATATCACGTGTCATGTACTGGCCCCCACGATATGGATCCGTAGCAGAGATCGTCAATATACCAATCACTACATTTATGGCTTATGGATTGTTGGATGGTGGATTATCTGAGCAGTTGAACA AAAAAGAACCATATACATTATTTGCTCCAACGGACCTCCCATGGGAAGCACTTCCAAACAAAACTATGAACAAACTTAGAGGGAACAGAACAGCAATTCGCC GCGTCATGGAAAATCACATAGTCTCAGGAACATATTTTACAAATGGATTTAAAGCTAATGACACTCTGACAACAATGCTGGGGGAAAAATTGAGAGTGGACTCTATAATAG GTAATGTGACTGTGAATGGATCCTTTCTAGGATTTCCTGATATTGCTGCCACCAACGGAGTTGTACATATTACTACAAAGATATTTTGGCCGACAGATTTTGACTGGGAACATTAA